A DNA window from Boseongicola sp. contains the following coding sequences:
- a CDS encoding branched-chain amino acid ABC transporter permease: MDFGPHLMLASLEGAVIAAILALTAMGLSIVFGVMRVVNVAHGEFYMLGAVLAWYVTTLIGGHPALGFVAALVIAPVLVACLAAGADQLILKRIKYDPDRTIVGTIGMLYIIQQSTLMTFGPEARPVEAPFNTRLSLPWFEFGKNGFQMIWPWGLSTTSYKLFVIVAAVVVLLAIWMLLTRTKIGLIMRATQQDSETAQAFGVPVGRVYSWVFGFGAGLAALGAVLVVPIQQAHYLMGHDPLLLAFIVVIIGGLGSLPGTIIAALVIGMADGIISVFFSPTLAKIIATFLVAMVLVFRPQGLLGRSTS, translated from the coding sequence ATGGATTTTGGCCCACACTTGATGCTCGCCTCCCTTGAGGGGGCGGTCATCGCTGCCATTCTGGCGTTAACAGCCATGGGATTGAGCATCGTTTTTGGTGTGATGCGGGTTGTGAACGTAGCCCACGGTGAATTTTACATGCTGGGCGCTGTTTTGGCCTGGTATGTGACGACGTTGATTGGCGGACATCCTGCTCTGGGGTTCGTTGCCGCGTTGGTGATTGCGCCGGTATTGGTGGCGTGTTTGGCGGCGGGGGCGGACCAACTGATCCTGAAGCGGATCAAATACGACCCCGACCGAACCATCGTCGGCACCATCGGGATGCTGTACATCATCCAGCAATCAACGCTAATGACCTTTGGTCCAGAGGCGAGGCCAGTTGAGGCACCGTTTAACACCCGGTTGTCGCTGCCGTGGTTCGAGTTTGGCAAGAACGGATTTCAGATGATCTGGCCCTGGGGGCTGAGCACGACGAGTTACAAGCTGTTCGTCATCGTGGCTGCGGTTGTGGTTTTGCTGGCCATCTGGATGCTGCTGACGCGCACAAAGATCGGGTTGATCATGCGTGCCACGCAACAAGACAGCGAGACGGCACAAGCCTTTGGAGTGCCGGTTGGGCGGGTTTATAGCTGGGTTTTTGGTTTTGGCGCAGGGCTGGCAGCGTTAGGTGCCGTGCTGGTGGTGCCGATTCAGCAGGCACATTACCTGATGGGGCATGATCCGCTTTTGCTGGCGTTTATCGTGGTCATAATTGGTGGGTTGGGGAGTCTGCCGGGCACTATTATCGCAGCACTTGTCATTGGCATGGCCGACGGGATCATATCGGTATTCTTTTCGCCGACGCTGGCGAAAATAATCGCGACATTTCTTGTGGCCATGGTCTTGGTCTTTCGTCCGCAGGGGCTATTGGGCAGGTCTACGTCATGA
- a CDS encoding branched-chain amino acid ABC transporter permease produces the protein MTQEAKSRVLHFSVLALLIVLFFVLPAYHVGVFSRVMVLAIYAMGFNLLFGYTGLLSLGHAMFFAAGMYGFGLTTNLVGWPVPVAFAFGILCAGALAMAVGFLALRTAGVAFMIVTLMFAQTAYLVVLYFGTYTRGDEGFVIQQAQRTLAGIDLTTETARYFTAFTLFAVCFLGFARLVQTPFGKTLVAIRENEERARMLGYDAHRHKLKALVISGAVSGVAGAAYALLFGYVGATFSTVQYSIFPLLWVLLGGAGTTIGPLIGVIFMFYLIDISSSYTNAYMLVAGVALVLLTVFAPQGLIGTLRDRVYRWLP, from the coding sequence ATGACCCAAGAGGCGAAATCACGGGTGCTACATTTTAGTGTTTTGGCGTTGCTGATCGTGCTGTTTTTTGTATTGCCCGCCTATCATGTTGGAGTCTTTTCGCGGGTCATGGTGTTGGCCATCTATGCGATGGGGTTCAATCTGCTGTTTGGCTACACAGGGCTTTTGAGCCTTGGACATGCAATGTTTTTCGCCGCCGGTATGTATGGCTTTGGGTTGACGACAAACCTGGTCGGATGGCCAGTGCCGGTGGCCTTTGCGTTTGGGATATTGTGCGCGGGCGCTTTGGCGATGGCGGTTGGGTTTCTGGCACTTCGGACGGCGGGTGTTGCGTTTATGATCGTGACACTGATGTTTGCGCAGACTGCTTATCTGGTGGTGCTTTACTTTGGTACTTACACGCGGGGCGATGAAGGCTTTGTCATTCAACAGGCGCAGCGGACGCTTGCCGGCATCGACCTGACGACCGAGACGGCGCGATATTTCACTGCGTTTACGCTGTTTGCGGTTTGTTTTCTGGGGTTCGCGCGACTGGTGCAAACGCCATTCGGCAAGACGCTGGTCGCCATTCGCGAGAATGAAGAACGCGCGCGGATGCTTGGATATGACGCGCATAGACACAAACTGAAGGCGTTGGTTATTTCAGGTGCGGTATCGGGCGTGGCAGGGGCGGCATATGCGTTGTTGTTTGGATATGTCGGGGCAACGTTTTCCACGGTTCAATATTCGATATTCCCTTTGCTATGGGTATTGTTAGGCGGTGCTGGAACCACGATCGGGCCGTTGATTGGTGTGATCTTTATGTTCTATCTGATTGATATTTCAAGCTCTTATACGAATGCCTACATGCTGGTAGCTGGTGTGGCGTTGGTGTTGTTAACGGTGTTTGCGCCGCAGGGCCTTATCGGCACATTGCGCGACCGAGTTTATCGGTGGCTGCCATGA
- a CDS encoding ATP-binding cassette domain-containing protein — MTILETRKLTKTYGGVEANRDVDFQLAQGMVTALIGPNGAGKSTFVGMVSGRTEATSGAVFFEGKDISHLPAHQRIQLGLAYTFQITSVFAGLSVNENVALAARRTLAGQDGSLEEVVHQALDRVGIADRADQIAGDLSYGHQRLLEIAMGLVQRPKVFILDEPTQGLAETEVDDFIQLVRSLAGHTTILLIEHNMKVVMETADFITVLDNGRTLSEGTPAEIRANAAVEAAYLGTSADA; from the coding sequence ATGACAATCCTTGAGACAAGAAAGCTGACGAAGACCTACGGGGGCGTTGAGGCGAACCGCGACGTTGATTTTCAGTTGGCGCAGGGAATGGTGACGGCGTTGATCGGGCCTAACGGAGCTGGAAAATCCACTTTTGTCGGGATGGTCAGCGGGCGCACTGAGGCCACCAGCGGGGCCGTTTTTTTCGAAGGCAAAGATATCAGCCATTTGCCGGCGCATCAGCGCATTCAATTGGGACTGGCCTATACGTTTCAGATTACTTCGGTATTTGCTGGATTGTCAGTGAATGAAAATGTTGCTCTGGCGGCGCGTCGAACCTTGGCGGGTCAAGACGGGTCGCTGGAAGAAGTGGTTCATCAGGCATTGGATCGCGTTGGTATTGCTGACCGCGCAGATCAGATTGCTGGTGATTTAAGTTATGGGCACCAGCGGCTGCTGGAGATTGCCATGGGGTTGGTCCAGCGTCCGAAGGTGTTCATTCTGGATGAGCCGACGCAAGGGTTGGCCGAGACTGAGGTTGACGACTTTATTCAACTGGTGCGATCGCTGGCGGGGCATACGACGATTTTGCTGATCGAACACAATATGAAGGTCGTCATGGAAACGGCTGATTTCATTACTGTTCTGGACAATGGTCGGACCCTATCTGAAGGCACACCTGCCGAAATTCGGGCAAATGCGGCGGTGGAAGCCGCCTATCTGGGAACGTCGGCGGATGCTTGA
- a CDS encoding ATP-binding cassette domain-containing protein, whose translation MLEVKDIHVAYGQVKTLHGVSLKVKASEILCLLGRNGAGKTTTLKSIMGLLPVSAGSVTLEGQSLLDLQPHHIPRHGIGYIPQGRRLFPELTVAENIEIGLMARKQGPDTREWVLELFPRLRERLGQQAGTLSGGEQQMLATARALCLRPKVLLLDEPTEGLQPSMIEQIRQVIVKMRDEGFAIILVEQRMDAILALADRVTFIENGRDIDAMTGDALKKDPEKLKQYLGV comes from the coding sequence ATGCTTGAGGTCAAGGATATCCACGTTGCTTATGGGCAGGTGAAGACACTGCATGGCGTGTCCTTGAAAGTGAAGGCGTCGGAAATCCTGTGTCTGTTGGGTCGCAATGGCGCTGGCAAGACGACGACATTAAAGTCGATCATGGGTTTGTTACCTGTTTCTGCAGGTAGCGTGACGCTGGAAGGGCAGTCCTTGTTGGACTTGCAGCCGCATCACATTCCGCGCCATGGAATCGGGTATATTCCGCAGGGACGCCGGTTATTTCCCGAACTGACGGTGGCTGAGAACATTGAAATTGGGTTGATGGCGCGAAAGCAGGGGCCGGATACGCGTGAATGGGTGCTGGAGTTGTTCCCAAGGCTTCGCGAGCGCCTTGGCCAACAGGCGGGCACATTGTCGGGGGGAGAGCAACAGATGCTGGCCACGGCCCGCGCCTTGTGCTTGCGCCCCAAAGTTTTGTTGCTGGACGAGCCAACCGAGGGTTTGCAGCCGTCGATGATCGAACAAATCCGTCAGGTCATTGTGAAAATGCGCGACGAGGGGTTTGCGATCATACTGGTTGAGCAGAGAATGGATGCCATCCTGGCACTGGCGGATCGGGTAACGTTTATCGAGAACGGCCGGGACATTGATGCGATGACCGGGGACGCATTGAAGAAAGACCCCGAAAAGCTGAAACAGTATTTGGGTGTTTAA